In Drosophila subpulchrella strain 33 F10 #4 breed RU33 chromosome 3R, RU_Dsub_v1.1 Primary Assembly, whole genome shotgun sequence, the following are encoded in one genomic region:
- the LOC119547274 gene encoding protein winged eye isoform X1 — protein MATYNPGANSSAADILSATTATATFLVPTSAAVSHPGAHPAQLQLDQFGGFAAGTAAPLQQQHHHQQTNSSYTFVQIKREPCQVSEISSNNCHQQQHQQQQQVNHQGLSSASMTASSKTMSSSTLTTLVKIEAPSPKVSELEKSSGNSVPIGIAVARKRPQEALVPALNTPATMPLQPPLNKDMNCFGIRVADLGATSCGNLYFTGNGDLMTTGTATAEELALNRAPSTFWQYPNALPIESVISMSPATVGLQYSREASRGQVVLLPAGPTALAGISNFPLLTPTDPFQQAAAAAAFVWPSAYIPQAPAPGGHSAAAAAAAAAASLQPTPNLSSLPNFIFPSMGGHQALSTTPSYASLQLYLAAAATATGSSTMCQHSNQQTSTTTTNSTINLSLAAGSGVTPSGNAASSLSSSSSLSASSSRFLSLATGQHGIPSLLSLPPPGMKEEYSMPLALPPLVPLEAARDKEQALNLMRLPTPPTSATMEPSSLGQGTPHHLFQSAAMTTPTPALLNLSMHGNGGELPTATPLPAVCDEAALNYKLHAPLTPQTPPRLSEMSVSGSTQLLPQMQDVNIQTDTPVCSEDESFPGPAKPQDPAVEAFAPTSLIQPLELTKPSEASHTQPTECHTQTEPSDIPSASQEESAEQTPPEPIETMSQATQADQETPEDLTGLELLSNISTNSKPMLRVKQEPVEHVEQSPPPPQPVELMPPEPTPPMLEMEPTPAPEPLGGLKLLCALAEQRIQEEVVQGSSLFATPSSRTPTPTPQTLETTATSPPAFEAKSCFAFGQSQGSVFPSSSSSFQMPLSSPGFPSMQGIELPSTSAGTVAELTPVKRKKHKHSKSSGSDSRKSARCSKKSKKKRRHSSSRQQLAAPAEEDVDLQDEQLQSELRSALHAMDPSYAQRFGQEVFSIMDTSMRMRLADVTRQYRKKKRKLDEISKHKKKKKCSKQQLLLQQQQAAVQMQVVQPPPGLPQPQITLSSVLGTSSPLRDYKFPKFSSSNLQTSTFLRFPDKTHSFPPPPSLQQPQPEHNPLPSSNSPSTSSFVRLEPSALDAAVAITPTTSATSVSGSPSTKQAASAARKQRKMKAIASGAAGEQPTATEAKRRVSGIDRELQLTSEHLYRDETRVLTDMGGLFYAGVMKPLRPPDVYSITLDGERGNKSHVMSREDILKDTILEVAPKSVESVPVGTRLCAYWSQQYRCLYPGRAIDSEQVDDGTAGSTTHSVTTAPDFVSVEFDDGDSGRIRLQNIRLLLSDYPIAEYNDNPLYSVGKQKRSALRGGESGPGGVTQDHLNVPGCEDSHSHHSLGMSSDNTTSLAATMELFTQRSEKKRLKKSLKKMSKAQNGLNPATATNGGADPAATGEGIVAEDAARKHHKHKKRKKHKKHHRKNGSEEPEQQVVQQDFSAAAQETIEAPSTEMSAAPAPTTNRVKVEVKVKTEQLEMEEETASNLMSEISDEAKGDDLVEHNNSKGSSKIAAFLPERQLWGWYGTAYRKAGVKGRARKQFYKTIKRGKETITVGDSAVFLSTGRPDRPYIGRIESMWETTTGNKVVRVAWFYHPEETTGCPKLKFPGALFESPHEDENDVQTISHRCEVLQFGSYFDKFGADSKQYQSIYDNNDTYYLAGHYNPRLQVLKLQDDIPTLEELQDTNNTTTTTETTTED, from the exons ATGGCCACCTATAATCCGGGCGCCAACAGCAGTGCCGCCGACATCCTGAGCGCCACCACCGCCACGGCGACCTTTTTGGTGCCCACCAGTGCAGCAGTATCGCATCCTGGCGCACATCCTGCCCAGCTGCAGCTGGACCAGTTCGGAGGCTTTGCGGCGGGAACGGCAGCTCCcctgcaacaacaacatcaccaTCAGCAGACCAACTCCTCGTACACCTTTGTGCAGATTAAGAGGGAGCCCTGCCAGGTGTCCGAGATCAGCTCCAACAATTGCCACcaacagcagcatcagcagcagcagcaggtgaATCATCAGGGTCTGTCCTCCGCCTCGATGACCGCCTCCTCGAAGACCATGTCCTCCTCCACCCTGACCACTCTCGTCAAAATAGAGGCACCCTCGCCAAAGGTCTCGGAACTGGAGAAGTCCTCAG GCAACTCCGTGCCCATTGGCATCGCCGTGGCCAGGAAACGGCCGCAGGAAGCCCTGGTGCCAGCTCTAAACACCCCCGCCACGATGCCCCTGCAGCCACCACTCAACAAGGACATGAACTGCTTCGGCATACGCGTCGCTGACCTCG GTGCCACCAGTTGCGGGAATCTGTACTTTACGGGCAACGGCGACTTGATGACCACCGGCACGGCCACCGCCGAGGAACTGGCTCTGAACCGAGCGCCCTCGACCTTCTGGCAGTATCCAA ATGCATTACCCATTGAATCAGTGATTTCCATGTCGCCCGCCACGGTGGGCCTGCAGTACTCGCGGGAGGCCAGTCGCGGACAGGTGGTGCTGCTGCCGGCCGGCCCAACAGCGCTCG CAGGCATATCAAATTTTCCCCTCTTAACGCCCACAGATCCGTTCCAACAGGCGGCGGCTGCGGCGGCCTTTGTCTGGCCCTCGGCCTACATCCCCCAGGCGCCGGCTCCTGGTGGTCActccgctgctgctgccgccgccgcagcAGCTGCCTCGCTGCAGCCGACGCCCAATTTGTCCAGCTTGCCCAACTTCATCTTCCCCTCGATGGGCGGCCACCAGGCGCTGAGCACCACGCCATCGTATGCCTCCCTGCAGCTGTACTTGGCCGCCGCGGCCACGGCGACGGGCAGCTCGACAATGTGCCAGCACAGCAATCAACAgaccagcaccaccaccaccaattCCACCATCAATCTGAGCCTGGCCGCCGGTTCGGGGGTCACGCCAAGCGGCAACGCAGCCAGCAGCTTGAGTTCCAGCAGCAGTCTGAGTGCTAGCAGCTCTCGTTTCCTTAGTTTGGCTACTGGTCAGCACGGGATTCCTTCGCTTCTCTCCCTGCCGCCGCCGGGAATGAAGGAGGAGTACTCGATGCCTCTGGCCCTGCCACCTCTAGTGCCGCTCGAGGCGGCGCGGGACAAGGAGCAGGCCCTCAATCTGATGCGCCTGCCCACGCCGCCCACGTCGGCCACCATGGAGCCGTCTTCCCTGGGCCAAGGGACGCCCCACCATCTCTTCCAGTCGGCTGCCATGACTACGCCCACGCCGGCATTGCTCAACCTTTCGATGCATGGCAACGGTGGAGAGTTGCCCACAGCCACGCCTCTGCCGGCGGTCTGTGATGAAGCGGCGCTAAACTATAAGCTCCATGCACCGCTGACGCCGCAGACACCACCCCGTCTGTCGGAGATGTCGGTGTCGGGATCGACCCAACTTCTACCGCAGATGCAGGATGTTAATATACAGACGGACACGCCCGTTTGCAGTGAGGACGAGAGCTTCCCGGGTCCAGCGAAGCCCCAGGATCCGGCAGTGGAAGCCTTTGCACCCACCTCCCTTATTCAGCCGCTGGAACTTACCAAGCCCAGTGAAGCCAGCCATACCCAGCCGACCGAGTGCCATACCCAGACCGAACCCAGTGACATACCCAGTGCCAGCCAGGAAGAGTCAGCAGAGCAGACTCCCCCGGAACCCATAGAAACGATGTCCCAAGCCACGCAGGCTGATCAAGAAACCCCCGAGGACCTGACCGGTTTGGAGCTGCTCTCGAACATAAGCACCAATAGCAAGCCGATGTTGAGAGTTAAGCAGGAGCCGGTGGAGCATGTGGAGCAATCGCCACCGCCGCCGCAGCCTGTGGAACTCATGCCCCCAGAGCCTACGCCGCCCATGCTGGAAATGGAGCCCACGCCAGCGCCGGAACCTCTGGGTGGCCTCAAGCTGTTGTGCGCCCTTGCCGAGCAACGGATCCAGGAGGAGGTTGTGCAGGGCAGCAGTCTCTTTGCCACGCCCTCGTCGCGGACGCCCACTCCTACGCCGCAGACGCTGGAAACGACGGCCACGTCGCCGCCGGCCTTTGAGGCCAAGTCCTGTTTCGCCTTTGGCCAGTCGCAGGGTTCCGTCTtcccctcctcctcctcctcctttcAGATGCCATTAAGCTCGCCCGGATTTCCCTCGATGCAGGGCATCGAGCTGCCATCTACGTCGGCTGGTACCGTGGCCGAGTTGACTCCCGTAAAGCGCAAGAAGCACAAACATTCCAAGTCCTCGGGCAGCGATAGCCGCAAGTCGGCGCGTTGCAGCAAGAAGAGCAAAAAGAAGCGGCGCCACAGCAGCAGCCGTCAGCAGTTGGCTGCCCCGGCGGAGGAGGACGTGGACCTGCAGGACGAGCAGCTGCAGTCGGAGCTGCGCAGTGCTCTCCACGCCATGGATCCCAGCTACGCACAGCGCTTTGGCCAGGAGGTCTTCAGCATCATGGACACCAGCATGCGTATGCGACTGGCGGACGTCACGCGGCAGTATCGCAAGAAGAAGCGGAAGCTGGACGAGATTTCCAAGCACAAGAAAAAGAAGAAGTGCTCCAAGCAGCAACTCCTACTGCAACAACAGCAGGCAGCTGTGCAGATGCAAGTGGTGCAGCCACCACCTGGTCTGCCACAGCCACAGATTACGCTGTCTAGTGTCCTGGG AACCTCATCCCCGCTGCGCGACTACAAGTTCCCGAAGTTTTCGAGCAGTAACCTCCAGACGTCCACTTTCTTGCGATTCCCGGACAAGACGCACTCGTTCCCCCCACCGCCGTCCCTGCAGCAGCCCCAACCGGAGCACAATCCCTTGCCCAGCAGCAACTCACCGAGTACCTCGTCGTTCGTCCGCCTGGAGCCCAGTGCACTGGACGCGGCCGTTGCCATAACCCCAACTACCTCTGCGACTTCCGTCTCCGGCTCACCCTCCACCAAGCAGGCGGCTTCTGCGGCGCGAAAGCAGCGGAAGATGAAAGCGATAGCCAGCGGAGCCGCTGGAGAGCAACCAACGGCCACGGAGGCTAAACGGCGGGTCAGCGGGATTGACCGTGAACTGCAGCTGACCAGCGAGCACCTGTATCGCGATGAGACCCGTGTCCTCACCGATATGGGCGGTCTCTTCTATGCGGGCGTGATGAAGCCCTTGCGCCCGCCCGATGTGTACTCGATCACATTGGACGGCGAGCGCGGTAACAAGTCGCATGTGATGTCCCGCGAGGATATACTCAAGGACACG ATCCTCGAGGTGGCGCCGAAGAGCGTGGAGAGTGTGCCAGTGGGTACGCGATTATGTGCCTACTGGAGTCAGCAATATCGATGCCTCTATCCAGGACGGGCCATCGACTCCGAGCAAGTGGACGATGGAACGGCCGGCAGCACAACACATTCGGTAACAACAGCGCCGGACTTTGTCAGTGTGGAGTTCGACGACGGTGACAGCGGCAGGATCCGCTTGCAGAACATCCGCCTGCTGCTCAGCGATTATCCCATAGCag AGTACAACGATAATCCCCTCTACTCAGTAGGCAAGCAGAAGCGAAGCGCTCTGCGCGGGGGTGAAAGTGGCCCCGGAGGAGTCACGCAGGACCACTTAAACGTGCCCGGCTGCGAGGATTCGCATAGTCATCACAGCCTGGGGATGAGTAGCGATAACACCACATCGCTGGCCGCCACTATGGAGCTCTTTACGCAGCGCAGTGAGAAGAAGCGCCTCAAGAAGAGTCTCAAGAAGATGTCCAAGGCTCAAAATGGCCTTAATCCGGCCACGGCTACCAATGGTGGTGCTGATCCAGCTGCAACTGGCGAAGGTATCGTTGCAGAGGATGCCGCTCGGAAGCACCACAAGCACAAGAAGCGCAAGAAGCACAAGAAACATCACCGCAAGAATGGCAGCGAGGAGCCAGAGCAACAAGTAGTTCAGCAGGACTTTTCTGCGGCAGCGCAGGAAACGATAGAGGCTCCTTCTACAGAGATGTCAGCAGCACCAGCGCCAACCACGAATCGTGTCAAGGTGGAGGTGAAAGTCAAGACAGAGCAGTTGGAGATGGAAGAGGAGACGGCATCCAATCTCATGTCAGAGATATCCGATGAG GCCAAGGGCGACGATCTGGTTGAACATAACAACTCCAAGGGAAGCAGCAAGATAGCCGCCTTCCTGCCGGAACGGCAGCTGTGGGGTTGGTATGGTACCGCCTATCGCAAGGCGGGCGTCAAAGGACGCGCCAGAAAGCAATTTtacaaaacaatcaaaaggggAAAGGAGACTATCACG GTCGGGGACAGTGCAGTATTTCTATCGACGGGCAGACCAGATCGACCCTATATCGGGCGCATCGAGTCCATGTGGGAAACGACCACGGGCAACAAGGTGGTGCGAGTGGCGTGGTTCTATCATCCGGAGGAGACGACCGGCTGTCCAAAGTTGAAATTTCCG gGTGCTCTATTTGAATCGCCGCACGAGGATGAGAACGATGTGCAGACAATTTCGCATCGGTGCGAGGTGCTGCAGTTTGGCAGTTATTTCGACAAATTCGGTGCCGATTCGAAGCAATATCAATCCATATACGATAACAATGATACATATTATTTAGCCGGGCACTATAACCCAAGGTTACAAGTGCTAAAACTACAAGACGATATTCCAACTCTCGAAGAGCTGCAGGATACAAAtaatactactactactacagAAACTACTACCGAGGATTAA
- the LOC119547274 gene encoding protein winged eye isoform X5 has translation MATYNPGANSSAADILSATTATATFLVPTSAAVSHPGAHPAQLQLDQFGGFAAGTAAPLQQQHHHQQTNSSYTFVQIKREPCQVSEISSNNCHQQQHQQQQQVNHQGLSSASMTASSKTMSSSTLTTLVKIEAPSPKVSELEKSSGNSVPIGIAVARKRPQEALVPALNTPATMPLQPPLNKDMNCFGIRVADLGATSCGNLYFTGNGDLMTTGTATAEELALNRAPSTFWQYPNPFQQAAAAAAFVWPSAYIPQAPAPGGHSAAAAAAAAAASLQPTPNLSSLPNFIFPSMGGHQALSTTPSYASLQLYLAAAATATGSSTMCQHSNQQTSTTTTNSTINLSLAAGSGVTPSGNAASSLSSSSSLSASSSRFLSLATGQHGIPSLLSLPPPGMKEEYSMPLALPPLVPLEAARDKEQALNLMRLPTPPTSATMEPSSLGQGTPHHLFQSAAMTTPTPALLNLSMHGNGGELPTATPLPAVCDEAALNYKLHAPLTPQTPPRLSEMSVSGSTQLLPQMQDVNIQTDTPVCSEDESFPGPAKPQDPAVEAFAPTSLIQPLELTKPSEASHTQPTECHTQTEPSDIPSASQEESAEQTPPEPIETMSQATQADQETPEDLTGLELLSNISTNSKPMLRVKQEPVEHVEQSPPPPQPVELMPPEPTPPMLEMEPTPAPEPLGGLKLLCALAEQRIQEEVVQGSSLFATPSSRTPTPTPQTLETTATSPPAFEAKSCFAFGQSQGSVFPSSSSSFQMPLSSPGFPSMQGIELPSTSAGTVAELTPVKRKKHKHSKSSGSDSRKSARCSKKSKKKRRHSSSRQQLAAPAEEDVDLQDEQLQSELRSALHAMDPSYAQRFGQEVFSIMDTSMRMRLADVTRQYRKKKRKLDEISKHKKKKKCSKQQLLLQQQQAAVQMQVVQPPPGLPQPQITLSSVLGTSSPLRDYKFPKFSSSNLQTSTFLRFPDKTHSFPPPPSLQQPQPEHNPLPSSNSPSTSSFVRLEPSALDAAVAITPTTSATSVSGSPSTKQAASAARKQRKMKAIASGAAGEQPTATEAKRRVSGIDRELQLTSEHLYRDETRVLTDMGGLFYAGVMKPLRPPDVYSITLDGERGNKSHVMSREDILKDTILEVAPKSVESVPVGTRLCAYWSQQYRCLYPGRAIDSEQVDDGTAGSTTHSVTTAPDFVSVEFDDGDSGRIRLQNIRLLLSDYPIAEYNDNPLYSVGKQKRSALRGGESGPGGVTQDHLNVPGCEDSHSHHSLGMSSDNTTSLAATMELFTQRSEKKRLKKSLKKMSKAQNGLNPATATNGGADPAATGEGIVAEDAARKHHKHKKRKKHKKHHRKNGSEEPEQQVVQQDFSAAAQETIEAPSTEMSAAPAPTTNRVKVEVKVKTEQLEMEEETASNLMSEISDEAKGDDLVEHNNSKGSSKIAAFLPERQLWGWYGTAYRKAGVKGRARKQFYKTIKRGKETITVGDSAVFLSTGRPDRPYIGRIESMWETTTGNKVVRVAWFYHPEETTGCPKLKFPGALFESPHEDENDVQTISHRCEVLQFGSYFDKFGADSKQYQSIYDNNDTYYLAGHYNPRLQVLKLQDDIPTLEELQDTNNTTTTTETTTED, from the exons ATGGCCACCTATAATCCGGGCGCCAACAGCAGTGCCGCCGACATCCTGAGCGCCACCACCGCCACGGCGACCTTTTTGGTGCCCACCAGTGCAGCAGTATCGCATCCTGGCGCACATCCTGCCCAGCTGCAGCTGGACCAGTTCGGAGGCTTTGCGGCGGGAACGGCAGCTCCcctgcaacaacaacatcaccaTCAGCAGACCAACTCCTCGTACACCTTTGTGCAGATTAAGAGGGAGCCCTGCCAGGTGTCCGAGATCAGCTCCAACAATTGCCACcaacagcagcatcagcagcagcagcaggtgaATCATCAGGGTCTGTCCTCCGCCTCGATGACCGCCTCCTCGAAGACCATGTCCTCCTCCACCCTGACCACTCTCGTCAAAATAGAGGCACCCTCGCCAAAGGTCTCGGAACTGGAGAAGTCCTCAG GCAACTCCGTGCCCATTGGCATCGCCGTGGCCAGGAAACGGCCGCAGGAAGCCCTGGTGCCAGCTCTAAACACCCCCGCCACGATGCCCCTGCAGCCACCACTCAACAAGGACATGAACTGCTTCGGCATACGCGTCGCTGACCTCG GTGCCACCAGTTGCGGGAATCTGTACTTTACGGGCAACGGCGACTTGATGACCACCGGCACGGCCACCGCCGAGGAACTGGCTCTGAACCGAGCGCCCTCGACCTTCTGGCAGTATCCAA ATCCGTTCCAACAGGCGGCGGCTGCGGCGGCCTTTGTCTGGCCCTCGGCCTACATCCCCCAGGCGCCGGCTCCTGGTGGTCActccgctgctgctgccgccgccgcagcAGCTGCCTCGCTGCAGCCGACGCCCAATTTGTCCAGCTTGCCCAACTTCATCTTCCCCTCGATGGGCGGCCACCAGGCGCTGAGCACCACGCCATCGTATGCCTCCCTGCAGCTGTACTTGGCCGCCGCGGCCACGGCGACGGGCAGCTCGACAATGTGCCAGCACAGCAATCAACAgaccagcaccaccaccaccaattCCACCATCAATCTGAGCCTGGCCGCCGGTTCGGGGGTCACGCCAAGCGGCAACGCAGCCAGCAGCTTGAGTTCCAGCAGCAGTCTGAGTGCTAGCAGCTCTCGTTTCCTTAGTTTGGCTACTGGTCAGCACGGGATTCCTTCGCTTCTCTCCCTGCCGCCGCCGGGAATGAAGGAGGAGTACTCGATGCCTCTGGCCCTGCCACCTCTAGTGCCGCTCGAGGCGGCGCGGGACAAGGAGCAGGCCCTCAATCTGATGCGCCTGCCCACGCCGCCCACGTCGGCCACCATGGAGCCGTCTTCCCTGGGCCAAGGGACGCCCCACCATCTCTTCCAGTCGGCTGCCATGACTACGCCCACGCCGGCATTGCTCAACCTTTCGATGCATGGCAACGGTGGAGAGTTGCCCACAGCCACGCCTCTGCCGGCGGTCTGTGATGAAGCGGCGCTAAACTATAAGCTCCATGCACCGCTGACGCCGCAGACACCACCCCGTCTGTCGGAGATGTCGGTGTCGGGATCGACCCAACTTCTACCGCAGATGCAGGATGTTAATATACAGACGGACACGCCCGTTTGCAGTGAGGACGAGAGCTTCCCGGGTCCAGCGAAGCCCCAGGATCCGGCAGTGGAAGCCTTTGCACCCACCTCCCTTATTCAGCCGCTGGAACTTACCAAGCCCAGTGAAGCCAGCCATACCCAGCCGACCGAGTGCCATACCCAGACCGAACCCAGTGACATACCCAGTGCCAGCCAGGAAGAGTCAGCAGAGCAGACTCCCCCGGAACCCATAGAAACGATGTCCCAAGCCACGCAGGCTGATCAAGAAACCCCCGAGGACCTGACCGGTTTGGAGCTGCTCTCGAACATAAGCACCAATAGCAAGCCGATGTTGAGAGTTAAGCAGGAGCCGGTGGAGCATGTGGAGCAATCGCCACCGCCGCCGCAGCCTGTGGAACTCATGCCCCCAGAGCCTACGCCGCCCATGCTGGAAATGGAGCCCACGCCAGCGCCGGAACCTCTGGGTGGCCTCAAGCTGTTGTGCGCCCTTGCCGAGCAACGGATCCAGGAGGAGGTTGTGCAGGGCAGCAGTCTCTTTGCCACGCCCTCGTCGCGGACGCCCACTCCTACGCCGCAGACGCTGGAAACGACGGCCACGTCGCCGCCGGCCTTTGAGGCCAAGTCCTGTTTCGCCTTTGGCCAGTCGCAGGGTTCCGTCTtcccctcctcctcctcctcctttcAGATGCCATTAAGCTCGCCCGGATTTCCCTCGATGCAGGGCATCGAGCTGCCATCTACGTCGGCTGGTACCGTGGCCGAGTTGACTCCCGTAAAGCGCAAGAAGCACAAACATTCCAAGTCCTCGGGCAGCGATAGCCGCAAGTCGGCGCGTTGCAGCAAGAAGAGCAAAAAGAAGCGGCGCCACAGCAGCAGCCGTCAGCAGTTGGCTGCCCCGGCGGAGGAGGACGTGGACCTGCAGGACGAGCAGCTGCAGTCGGAGCTGCGCAGTGCTCTCCACGCCATGGATCCCAGCTACGCACAGCGCTTTGGCCAGGAGGTCTTCAGCATCATGGACACCAGCATGCGTATGCGACTGGCGGACGTCACGCGGCAGTATCGCAAGAAGAAGCGGAAGCTGGACGAGATTTCCAAGCACAAGAAAAAGAAGAAGTGCTCCAAGCAGCAACTCCTACTGCAACAACAGCAGGCAGCTGTGCAGATGCAAGTGGTGCAGCCACCACCTGGTCTGCCACAGCCACAGATTACGCTGTCTAGTGTCCTGGG AACCTCATCCCCGCTGCGCGACTACAAGTTCCCGAAGTTTTCGAGCAGTAACCTCCAGACGTCCACTTTCTTGCGATTCCCGGACAAGACGCACTCGTTCCCCCCACCGCCGTCCCTGCAGCAGCCCCAACCGGAGCACAATCCCTTGCCCAGCAGCAACTCACCGAGTACCTCGTCGTTCGTCCGCCTGGAGCCCAGTGCACTGGACGCGGCCGTTGCCATAACCCCAACTACCTCTGCGACTTCCGTCTCCGGCTCACCCTCCACCAAGCAGGCGGCTTCTGCGGCGCGAAAGCAGCGGAAGATGAAAGCGATAGCCAGCGGAGCCGCTGGAGAGCAACCAACGGCCACGGAGGCTAAACGGCGGGTCAGCGGGATTGACCGTGAACTGCAGCTGACCAGCGAGCACCTGTATCGCGATGAGACCCGTGTCCTCACCGATATGGGCGGTCTCTTCTATGCGGGCGTGATGAAGCCCTTGCGCCCGCCCGATGTGTACTCGATCACATTGGACGGCGAGCGCGGTAACAAGTCGCATGTGATGTCCCGCGAGGATATACTCAAGGACACG ATCCTCGAGGTGGCGCCGAAGAGCGTGGAGAGTGTGCCAGTGGGTACGCGATTATGTGCCTACTGGAGTCAGCAATATCGATGCCTCTATCCAGGACGGGCCATCGACTCCGAGCAAGTGGACGATGGAACGGCCGGCAGCACAACACATTCGGTAACAACAGCGCCGGACTTTGTCAGTGTGGAGTTCGACGACGGTGACAGCGGCAGGATCCGCTTGCAGAACATCCGCCTGCTGCTCAGCGATTATCCCATAGCag AGTACAACGATAATCCCCTCTACTCAGTAGGCAAGCAGAAGCGAAGCGCTCTGCGCGGGGGTGAAAGTGGCCCCGGAGGAGTCACGCAGGACCACTTAAACGTGCCCGGCTGCGAGGATTCGCATAGTCATCACAGCCTGGGGATGAGTAGCGATAACACCACATCGCTGGCCGCCACTATGGAGCTCTTTACGCAGCGCAGTGAGAAGAAGCGCCTCAAGAAGAGTCTCAAGAAGATGTCCAAGGCTCAAAATGGCCTTAATCCGGCCACGGCTACCAATGGTGGTGCTGATCCAGCTGCAACTGGCGAAGGTATCGTTGCAGAGGATGCCGCTCGGAAGCACCACAAGCACAAGAAGCGCAAGAAGCACAAGAAACATCACCGCAAGAATGGCAGCGAGGAGCCAGAGCAACAAGTAGTTCAGCAGGACTTTTCTGCGGCAGCGCAGGAAACGATAGAGGCTCCTTCTACAGAGATGTCAGCAGCACCAGCGCCAACCACGAATCGTGTCAAGGTGGAGGTGAAAGTCAAGACAGAGCAGTTGGAGATGGAAGAGGAGACGGCATCCAATCTCATGTCAGAGATATCCGATGAG GCCAAGGGCGACGATCTGGTTGAACATAACAACTCCAAGGGAAGCAGCAAGATAGCCGCCTTCCTGCCGGAACGGCAGCTGTGGGGTTGGTATGGTACCGCCTATCGCAAGGCGGGCGTCAAAGGACGCGCCAGAAAGCAATTTtacaaaacaatcaaaaggggAAAGGAGACTATCACG GTCGGGGACAGTGCAGTATTTCTATCGACGGGCAGACCAGATCGACCCTATATCGGGCGCATCGAGTCCATGTGGGAAACGACCACGGGCAACAAGGTGGTGCGAGTGGCGTGGTTCTATCATCCGGAGGAGACGACCGGCTGTCCAAAGTTGAAATTTCCG gGTGCTCTATTTGAATCGCCGCACGAGGATGAGAACGATGTGCAGACAATTTCGCATCGGTGCGAGGTGCTGCAGTTTGGCAGTTATTTCGACAAATTCGGTGCCGATTCGAAGCAATATCAATCCATATACGATAACAATGATACATATTATTTAGCCGGGCACTATAACCCAAGGTTACAAGTGCTAAAACTACAAGACGATATTCCAACTCTCGAAGAGCTGCAGGATACAAAtaatactactactactacagAAACTACTACCGAGGATTAA